In one window of Armatimonadota bacterium DNA:
- a CDS encoding T9SS type A sorting domain-containing protein, whose amino-acid sequence DYLEPNDSYGAATDLRVVRGTESVPGLTVHENADGSDNVDYYRFDTVATGTSAHYAEIQFAQADGDLDMALYDGSQSYLTGSASVTDNERVSLDGRPAGTYYLKVYGFGSATAPYDLVIVAPLDGHIPPDDYEGAEPTRLAQNQTLRLTIHDPAQWNGQGSKADSFSFTMAEPGALSDYVRTRFAHEDGNVDMWLYDGDGNFVAGSTTTTDNEWISLNGLPAGTYTLVVDTVNADTCSYGLAIVAPFQTGGLAEWTVLVYIAGENDLEGAALEDLNEMEAVPLPAGICAAIMLDRAIGGFVTTPDWTDTRVGVVQSDSNPNVISTPLQSWGERNLGDPQTLADFINWGVAALPAQHYAVILWDHGGSLYGSMVDGADELTTDELRAALEAVPTHIDVLGFDACLMGNLEIMYQVRNEISYFVASEEIEGWDGWDYTGLFADLAAAPSLSPEQFANVIVTSSSDDEAIVTLSAADASGAGLPTAVTQFVTTVLPGATTADWSAMEAARDASAGFHYPEFRDLGSFMSEVAARVQTTGIADAAEAVLSALADQVVANYSRPSAGGTGLSVYLPDVGDQVPGWYSGLSFATATGWDDFLAALTGRTAGTLPGRDWAEANDYRATSYNLRALAGHGNRYENLSIHNASDRDWFRFVTLVAGQAGDQVQIAFTNAEGNLDLALYDAQGALLASSTTTLNVETISLEGRPAGAYFVRIAGASGATNRSYSLIVDAPGALPDWLEDNNEMSKASALSLNATTAGLNLMPGDEDWFSFAISRLPGSPVSATVKFPRASALELQLYDAQGSLLASATGSSGRLTVRDTTGAASQYYVRVTGAPGAFVPYALKVGETADPPPPMTLVDSRLLNGLARVSVYDADPADGAPLPNIAWGRGDPAYQKGVTDLVIEPGVGGNVASITLLDGAGSLEDIGIVIEGTGVSLGSVKDKRRTPAPLAFFICQGAMGSLGLRSDLAGADLNGFTAPGGWALPDDLDDDGDTDDVTGLLAQGAVGKTAITGNLGSDALSDEGFASLSVRGAVAGDVRAGGGMPKLAVTGAYNGALSAAWVKSAKIGGLFSGTVTLTGADPKKGVSLGKLTAGRVGDMILSAVGGVGGISAAAWANGALNALWLGSLSLKGATGVPGNCGADLTLWGSLGVTTLKKAKIGGSAVRGLWDITGAAGSVAVGGNFANCTLEADLLKSLK is encoded by the coding sequence CGACTACCTGGAGCCGAACGACAGCTACGGGGCGGCGACCGACCTGCGCGTGGTGAGGGGCACGGAGAGCGTGCCGGGCCTGACGGTGCACGAGAACGCGGACGGCAGTGACAACGTGGACTACTACCGGTTCGACACCGTGGCGACGGGGACGTCGGCGCACTACGCGGAGATCCAGTTCGCGCAGGCGGACGGCGACCTGGACATGGCGCTCTACGACGGGAGCCAGAGCTACCTCACGGGCTCGGCGAGCGTGACGGACAACGAGCGGGTCTCGCTGGATGGCCGTCCGGCGGGGACCTACTACCTGAAGGTGTACGGGTTCGGGAGTGCCACGGCTCCCTACGACCTGGTGATCGTGGCACCGCTTGATGGGCACATTCCGCCCGATGACTATGAGGGCGCGGAGCCGACCCGCCTTGCCCAGAACCAGACCCTGCGTCTGACCATTCACGACCCCGCGCAATGGAATGGTCAAGGCAGCAAAGCCGACAGCTTCTCGTTCACGATGGCCGAGCCCGGCGCGTTGTCGGACTATGTGCGGACCCGGTTTGCGCACGAGGATGGTAACGTCGACATGTGGCTGTACGATGGCGACGGGAACTTCGTGGCCGGGTCGACAACGACAACGGACAATGAGTGGATTTCGCTGAACGGTCTGCCAGCGGGCACCTATACGCTTGTCGTCGATACTGTCAATGCCGACACCTGCTCGTATGGACTCGCTATCGTCGCTCCCTTCCAGACCGGGGGTCTGGCCGAGTGGACTGTGCTGGTCTACATCGCGGGGGAAAACGACCTCGAAGGCGCGGCCCTCGAGGACCTGAATGAGATGGAGGCCGTGCCTCTGCCTGCGGGCATCTGCGCCGCCATCATGTTGGACCGCGCGATCGGGGGGTTCGTGACGACGCCGGACTGGACCGATACCCGCGTGGGGGTTGTGCAGAGCGACTCGAACCCGAACGTGATCTCCACGCCGCTCCAGTCCTGGGGCGAGCGGAACCTGGGGGACCCGCAGACCCTGGCGGACTTCATCAACTGGGGCGTTGCGGCCCTGCCGGCTCAGCACTACGCCGTGATCCTGTGGGACCACGGCGGGTCGCTCTACGGCTCGATGGTGGATGGGGCCGACGAGCTGACGACGGACGAGCTGCGTGCGGCGCTGGAGGCGGTGCCGACGCACATTGATGTGCTCGGTTTCGATGCGTGCCTGATGGGCAATCTGGAGATCATGTACCAGGTGCGCAACGAGATTTCCTACTTCGTTGCGTCCGAGGAGATCGAAGGCTGGGATGGCTGGGACTACACGGGCCTCTTCGCTGACCTGGCGGCAGCGCCCAGCCTCAGCCCCGAGCAGTTCGCGAATGTGATCGTCACCAGTTCCAGTGATGACGAGGCCATAGTCACCCTTTCCGCAGCGGACGCGTCCGGCGCCGGCTTGCCGACAGCCGTGACACAGTTCGTGACCACGGTTCTGCCGGGCGCCACAACAGCGGACTGGTCGGCTATGGAGGCCGCACGCGATGCCTCGGCGGGGTTCCACTACCCCGAATTCAGGGACCTGGGCTCCTTCATGTCCGAGGTCGCGGCGCGGGTGCAGACGACGGGGATCGCGGACGCGGCAGAGGCCGTTCTCAGCGCGCTCGCGGACCAGGTCGTGGCCAACTACAGCCGCCCTTCGGCGGGCGGAACCGGCCTGAGCGTGTACCTTCCGGACGTCGGTGATCAGGTCCCTGGCTGGTACTCGGGCCTGAGCTTCGCAACAGCTACGGGCTGGGACGATTTCCTGGCTGCGCTGACCGGGCGTACCGCCGGGACGCTGCCAGGACGCGACTGGGCAGAGGCGAACGACTACCGAGCTACGTCCTACAACCTGCGCGCGCTCGCCGGACACGGGAATCGGTACGAGAACCTCTCGATCCACAACGCCTCGGACAGGGACTGGTTCCGCTTCGTCACCCTCGTGGCCGGGCAGGCCGGCGACCAGGTGCAGATCGCCTTCACGAATGCGGAGGGCAACCTTGACCTCGCCCTTTACGACGCGCAGGGCGCCCTCCTCGCCTCCTCCACGACAACTCTGAATGTCGAAACGATCAGCCTGGAAGGGAGGCCGGCGGGCGCCTACTTCGTGCGGATCGCTGGCGCGTCGGGTGCGACGAACAGGAGCTACTCGCTCATCGTGGATGCGCCGGGAGCGCTGCCCGACTGGCTGGAGGACAACAACGAGATGTCGAAGGCGAGTGCCCTCTCCCTCAACGCCACGACGGCGGGCCTCAACCTCATGCCGGGTGACGAGGACTGGTTCTCGTTTGCAATCTCCAGGCTGCCGGGCAGCCCCGTGTCGGCGACGGTGAAGTTCCCCCGGGCAAGTGCCCTGGAACTCCAGCTCTACGACGCTCAGGGCAGCCTGCTGGCGTCCGCCACAGGATCCTCGGGCAGGCTCACCGTTCGCGATACGACAGGCGCTGCCTCCCAGTACTACGTGCGGGTCACCGGCGCACCGGGGGCATTCGTGCCCTATGCCTTGAAGGTCGGCGAGACGGCTGACCCTCCGCCGCCGATGACCCTGGTTGATTCCAGGTTGCTCAATGGGTTGGCCAGAGTGTCGGTCTACGATGCGGACCCTGCGGATGGCGCCCCGCTGCCGAACATCGCCTGGGGCCGCGGCGACCCTGCCTACCAGAAGGGCGTAACCGACCTGGTGATTGAGCCCGGCGTCGGGGGCAACGTTGCTTCCATTACGCTGCTCGACGGCGCGGGCAGCCTCGAAGACATCGGGATCGTCATCGAGGGGACGGGCGTGTCCCTTGGCTCGGTGAAGGACAAGCGGCGCACGCCGGCTCCGCTGGCCTTCTTCATCTGCCAAGGAGCGATGGGCTCGCTGGGCCTGCGGTCCGACCTGGCGGGCGCAGACCTGAACGGCTTCACGGCGCCTGGCGGCTGGGCCCTGCCCGACGATCTTGACGACGACGGGGACACTGATGACGTAACCGGCTTACTGGCACAAGGTGCGGTCGGCAAGACGGCGATCACGGGCAACCTCGGCTCCGACGCCCTTTCGGATGAAGGCTTTGCTTCCTTGTCGGTGCGTGGCGCAGTGGCGGGAGATGTCCGCGCCGGCGGGGGCATGCCGAAGCTCGCCGTCACCGGGGCCTACAACGGCGCCCTGTCAGCCGCCTGGGTGAAATCGGCCAAGATCGGGGGCCTGTTCTCGGGCACCGTGACGCTCACCGGCGCGGACCCCAAGAAAGGGGTGTCGCTCGGGAAGCTGACCGCGGGGCGCGTAGGCGACATGATTCTGAGTGCCGTGGGCGGCGTGGGGGGCATCAGCGCGGCCGCTTGGGCGAACGGCGCCCTCAACGCTCTCTGGCTCGGCTCACTTTCTCTCAAGGGCGCGACCGGCGTACCGGGTAACTGCGGGGCGGACCTCACTCTCTGGGGATCGCTGGGCGTGACGACGCTCAAGAAGGCGAAGATCGGAGGCTCGGCCGTCAGGGGGCTGTGGGATATCACGGGCGCGGCCGGCTCGGTCGCGGTCGGGGGGAACTTTGCGAACTGCACGCTGGAGGCCGACCTGCTCAAGTCGCTCAAG
- a CDS encoding peptide chain release factor N(5)-glutamine methyltransferase: MPYLVGQAVNDATVALGRAGVEAPQREALALVAWALDTSTAAVLAHPERALRAEQEQLLRHAVRRRGAHEPLAYVTGRAEFYGLEFAVDPRVMVPRPETEHVVEHALAAARGFDEPLIADVGTGSGCIAVALACSLERAIVYATDSSRDALEVAETNARRHNVQDRVRLLHGDLLDPLSDPVHVIAANPPYVA, from the coding sequence ATGCCCTATCTCGTAGGTCAAGCGGTAAATGATGCGACCGTCGCCTTGGGGCGCGCCGGCGTCGAGGCGCCGCAGCGCGAAGCGCTCGCGCTCGTCGCCTGGGCGCTCGACACGTCAACTGCGGCGGTGCTGGCACACCCCGAGCGCGCACTCCGTGCCGAGCAGGAGCAACTCCTGCGCCACGCCGTTCGCCGCCGGGGTGCCCACGAGCCGCTTGCGTATGTCACCGGCCGCGCGGAGTTCTATGGCCTGGAGTTCGCTGTGGATCCGCGGGTCATGGTGCCCCGGCCGGAGACCGAGCACGTCGTCGAGCACGCCTTGGCCGCCGCGCGCGGATTCGACGAGCCGCTCATCGCCGATGTCGGTACCGGCAGCGGCTGCATTGCGGTCGCGCTCGCCTGCAGCCTCGAACGCGCCATCGTCTACGCCACAGATTCGTCTCGCGACGCGCTCGAAGTCGCCGAGACCAACGCCCGCCGACATAACGTGCAGGATCGCGTCCGCCTCCTCCACGGCGACCTGCTCGACCCGTTATCCGACCCGGTCCACGTCATCGCTGCCAACCCGCCGTATGTCGCC
- a CDS encoding prolyl oligopeptidase family serine peptidase: protein MSREGLDSLEFSLRRYDEAEQRLRFDARTASGARTWQARLRRRLVALLGGFPKKKCDLAPETLDLRQMNGYSREKIAFWSRPGLRVVGYFLLPNGFRAPGPAMLCLPGHGRGVDDIVGINEDGTQRTEWGEYQNDFALQAVANGFAALAIEQFGFGDRRDERARAVGPGNASCQPAAGAALLLGETMIGWRVYDAMRAVDYLLTRAEVDGSRIGCVGISGGGTTTLHAAAVDPRIALAFVSGYFNTYRDSIFSISHCMDNYIPGILHYAEMPDVAGLIAPRPFFAESGTKDGIFPVAATRRAFERLKEIYGVFGAEDRVGLHIFQGEHQFNGKRGWPFARKHLGAGRG from the coding sequence ATGTCACGGGAAGGTCTCGATTCGCTGGAGTTCTCGCTGCGGCGGTACGACGAGGCGGAACAGCGCCTGCGGTTCGATGCGCGCACGGCGTCCGGTGCGCGGACGTGGCAAGCACGGCTGCGCCGTAGGCTGGTCGCGCTCCTCGGCGGATTCCCCAAGAAGAAGTGCGACCTCGCGCCGGAAACGCTCGACCTGCGGCAGATGAACGGCTACTCGCGCGAGAAGATCGCGTTCTGGAGCCGGCCGGGGCTGCGGGTGGTCGGGTATTTCCTGCTGCCCAACGGTTTCCGCGCTCCCGGGCCGGCGATGCTGTGCCTGCCCGGTCACGGGCGCGGCGTGGACGATATCGTCGGGATCAACGAGGACGGAACGCAGCGCACCGAGTGGGGAGAGTATCAGAACGATTTCGCGCTCCAGGCGGTCGCGAACGGGTTCGCGGCACTCGCCATCGAGCAGTTCGGATTCGGCGATCGGCGCGACGAGCGCGCTCGTGCGGTCGGCCCGGGCAACGCGTCCTGCCAGCCCGCCGCCGGCGCGGCGCTGTTGCTCGGCGAGACGATGATCGGGTGGCGGGTGTACGACGCGATGCGGGCGGTGGACTATCTGCTGACGCGGGCCGAAGTGGACGGGTCGCGCATCGGCTGCGTCGGCATCTCCGGGGGCGGGACGACGACGCTGCACGCCGCCGCCGTTGACCCGCGCATCGCGCTCGCCTTCGTCAGCGGGTACTTCAACACCTACCGCGACAGCATATTCTCCATCTCTCACTGTATGGACAACTACATCCCCGGGATCCTGCACTACGCCGAGATGCCCGACGTCGCGGGGCTCATCGCGCCGCGCCCGTTCTTCGCCGAATCGGGGACGAAGGACGGCATCTTCCCGGTGGCCGCGACGCGCCGCGCGTTCGAGCGGCTCAAGGAGATCTACGGCGTGTTCGGGGCCGAGGATCGCGTCGGCCTGCACATATTCCAGGGCGAGCATCAGTTCAACGGCA